In the genome of Nocardioides sp. NBC_00368, the window CTTCTACCTGACGACGAAGGAGTTCTTCGCGCTGGCGAAGGCCCACCTCAACCCGGGCGGCGTGCTCGTCGTGAACTCAGCCCACCCGGAGGGCTCGACAGCGCTGGAGAAGGTCCTCACCGCAACGCTGCGGACCTCGTTCGGCGAGGCCGTCTGGCGTTCGGACTCCGGCCCGACCAACACCCACCTGATCGCGACGGTCGACCCGAAGGCGGATCCCGCCGCCAACCTCACCGCCACCGCCGAGTCGCAGCCCGCCGACCTGGCCGGCGCCCTCACCGACTCCGCCTCCCGGCTCGAGCCGGGGCTTCGTGGTGGGACGGTCTACACCGACGACATCGCGCCGGTCGAGTGGCTCACCGACCTCAGCCTTCTCGAGGTTGCCTGACCCGCTCGGCCGCTTCACCTCGCCGATAGGCGTCTTGCGCAGGCACCCGACGCACACCTGGTCGGGCGCGACCTTGCTGAGCCGGCGCGGCGGCAGCACGTGCCAGGTGCCCAGCCGGCGGCCGCACATGGTCAGGACGTACCCGTTGCTCTTCTTGGCCGAGCGAAGGTGCCAGAAGCTGCCCCGGTCGGTCCGGTAGACCAACGGGTCTTTGGCCAGGACCGGCGGCCTCCCGCTGGTTCCCATGCTGAGTCGGTCGTCTACGAACACGAATTCCCCCCAAGGAATGTCGATGGCTCTCGTCGTTGAGTGCCCCGAGACGCCGGTTCACAGCTGGGCCGTGCGCCCAACGCCCCGAGACGACTTCGACCATAAGTCCACTCATTGCAACGGGTCAAGGCGGAAAGGGTGGGGCTATGCGGCTATTCGGGATCTGTACGGCTCAGTAACGTGTTCTCCTATGAGCAACCCCCGTCCGCGCGGCCTGCCCAAATACCTCCACGTGGCCGACTATCTGCGGGCCCAGATCGACGACGGCACCTATCTCCCCGGCGAGCGGCTCCCGACCGAGCCCGAGCTGATGGACACCTTCCCTTACGACCGCGCCACCATCCGGCGCGGCCTGGCGGTGCTGCGCAACGAAGGCCTCATCACCAGCGAGCAGGGCCGAGGCGTCTTCGTACGCGACGCCACCAAGACCCGCTACGACCTGATGAGCATGCTGATCACCGACCCGAGCCACCCGGCAAAGCCCGACGCGGCCTACCACCAGCCGCCGCGTGGCCCGGACGACGGCATCTCCGTCGAGCACTCCTACGAGGTCGTCGCGGCCGGCGAGAAGCTCGGGGAGGCCTTCGACCTCGACCCGCGCAGCGAGCTGCTCAGCACCACCTACACGTTCTTCATCAGCGGCGACACCGCCGAATACCGCACCACGGCCTACATCCCGTACCCGCTGGTCATCGACACCCCGCTGGCCACGCCGACCGACGACTGGCCGCAGCCGCCGATCAAGGACCTGCTGGCCACGGTCGGCGTGAAGGTCACCACGGTCGCGATGGACATCGAGTCCCGGATGCCGACACCGCAGGAGACCTTCGACCTGCAGATCCCCGACGGCACACCCGTGTTGTCCGACCGGCGTCGCTTCCTCGCTGATGACCGGGTCGTGTGCATCACCGACTCCGTAGGCGTCGCTGACCGGATCGTCTACGGGCTGGACCTGAAGCTGCAGTAGCGCAGAGGCGAATGAATTTTCGTTCGAGCAGGGTCTTGTTGGGTGGGTGAATGAAAATTCATTCGCGGCGAGACCCGAACGAATTTTCATTCACCTCCCGGGGCCCGACGGCCAGCGCCAGGTGAATGAATTTTCGTTCACCGCGAGCGACTACCTCCGGAGGAGCGACTGCTTCCCGGCCACACTGGGGCCGCCGACCACGAAGAAGGCAGTCCCCGACAGCGGTCAAGCCCCGCTCAGGCGAGGTCGTGGACGAACTCGGAGAGCTGGGTGAGGTTGCGACACTCCCGCATCTCGATGATCGACCCGTAGCGGGTCGCCTCCGAGTCACCGGTGTCCCACTGCGTACGGACCTCGGGGTTGAGCCAGTAGGAGTGCCGCGCCGACTCGGCCATCGCGCGCAGCGAGCCGACGGCGAGGTCGGAGTAGTTGGACCGGGCGTCGCCGAGGATCAGCAGCGACGACTTCGGGCCGAGGGCGTCGGCGTGCCGCTCCTGGAAGAGGGAGAAGGCGCGGCCGTAGTTGGTGCGCCCCATCCGGGCCGCGTGCTCGGTCGCCCTGGTCAGCTCGGTCATCGTGTCGACCAGGTCGGCACCGGGACGGAAGTAGGACGTGACCTCGTGGACCTCGTCGACGAACGTGAACGCGCGCACCTTGCCGAACTGCTCGCGCAGCGCGAAGACGAGCATCAGCGTGAACGTCGCGAAGTTGGACACCGACCCGGACACGTCGCACAGGATCACCAGCTCGGTGCGGTGCGGCCGCTTGGGCCGATACCTCAGGTCGACGGGCACGCCGCCGGTGGACATCGAGGACCGCAGCGTACGCCGCAGGTCCACCGCTCCGCGCCGGCGAGCGTGGTGCTCCTGGGTGAGCCTGGTCGCCAGCCGGCGTGCCAAGGGGTAGATCTCGCGGCGTAACGCCTCCAGGTCGGCCCGCCGCGCGTGCAGGAAGTCGAGCTTCTCGATCGTCGGGCGTACGGCGATCTTGGCGATCTGCTCGGGGCCCTTCTCCTCCGCGATCCGCCGGCGGGCGTCGGCCTCGACGAGACCGCTGAACCGATTCACGCGCCGGCTCCCGACGCGCGCCGCCTCCTCCTCGGTCCAGCCGCCCTGCTGGAGGCCCTCGATGAGCCGCGAGGTCAGCTCGTCGGTGGAGAGCCGGCGCAGCGCGGTGTAGGAGGACCACGAGCTCAGTCCCGGGCCGCGGCCGGGCATCGCACCGAAGCGTGCCACCGCCTCGGCGGCCAGCTGGCGGAGCATCTCGGCGTCGTCGGCCTCCAGCGCCGCCGCCAGCCGCTCGGTGAACTCGGCGAGCGCCTCGGGTCCGTCCTTCACCGCCCCGGTGGCCTCGGCCTCGCCCGTCAGCGAGGGCGACGTGCCCGAGCCGACCATCCGCGGGAAGTAGAGCTCGAAGAGGCCGTCGAAGGTGGCGCGCTGGTTGGCGCGCTTGACCAGGGTCGCGGCGTACGCCTCCTTGACCTGGGTCCGGTCGTTCCAGCCGATCAGGCCGAGGGCGGTGACCGCGTCCAGGCCCTCGGAGAGCGACACCGGCAGCCCTGCTCCCCGAAGAGCTTCGAGGAACTCGATGTGCCGGTCGAGGAGGGTCACCGCTTCAACCGCAGCTCTCGGACCGCACGATCGACGTCGGAGGAGTGCTTGAGCACGACGCCGAGGGTGTCGGCGACGGCCTTGTCGGAGAGGTCGGTGATCTCGAGCGCGATCAGGGTGCGCGCCCAGTCGACGGACTCGGCGATCGAGGGCGACTTCTTGAGCTCCAGCTCGCGCAGCCTGCCCACCACCGAGACCAGCTGGCGGGCGACCTTGTCGTCGAGCCCGGGCACCTGGGAGAGCACGATCTCGCGCTCCCGGTCGGCGTCGGGGTAGTCGAGGTGGAGGTAGAGGCAGCGTCGCTTGAGCGCCTCGGAGAGCTCGCGGGTGGCGTTGGAGGTGAGCACGACCAGCGGCCGACGGGTCGAGGTCATCGTGCCGAGCTCGGGGATGGTCACCTGGAAGTCGGAGAGCACCTCGAGCAGGAGTCCCTCGACCTCGACGTCGGTCTTGTCCACCTCGTCGATGAGCAGGACAGTGGGTTCCGAGCGGCGGATCGCGGTCAGCAGCGGCCGGGTCAGCAGGAACTCTTCGGAGAAGATGTCGTCGTGGGTCTCCTCCCACGCCTGGCCGTCACCGGCGGCCTGGATGCGGAGGAGCTGCTTCTTGTAGTTCCACTCGTAGAGCGCCCGCGCCTCGTCGAGGCCCTCGTAGCACTGCAGCCTGACCAGCTCGGCGCCGGTGGCCCGGGTGATCGCCTTGGCCAGCTCGGTCTTGCCCACCCCGGCGGGCCCCTCGATGAGCACCGGCTTCTCCAGCGCGCCCGCGAGATAGGTCGTCAACGCCGTCGAGGCGTCCGCCAGGTAGCCGACGTCTCCCAGACGGGTGACGGCCTCGGCGGGCGAGGAGAACCAGGACGACGTACGGGAAGGCATGACGCGACACTAGCGACTCTGCTCCGGCTCCGCTCCCGGTGTCCGGATGGGACTTTCGTCATAGTGTCGGAACGACCCGTCACCGCGACACCGATCAGTCGTTGGATACGTCGTGCACTCGGACACCACGCGACCTCTGACGCTCGTCGTCGTCGCCATGAAGGTATGCGCGCTGACGGCGTTGGCGGCCTTCTGCCTGGTGGCCATCACCACCCCGACCGAGCCGCGGTCGCTGGCGAAGCGGGAGCAGCCCGAGCTGGCCGCGATGCTCGAGCAGCACCATTGCGTGGCCCCGCCGACGATCGCCCCCTGGCGGCGGGAGAGCGCCATCATCCGCTCCCCGCTCGGCGAGCTGAAGCACGTCACCCTCGAGGTGGGCCAGCTGATCGAGCAGGGCAAGGCCCGCGGCGAGCTGGTCGCCTTCTGCGCCGATCCGGTCTCGCCGACCCCGTAGGGTCAGCTGGCCTCGGCGAGCGTGTTCGCGAACAGCCCGAGCACGCGGTCCAGCGCGGCGCGGTCGCCCTCGACCCGGAGCCCGGCCTCGGCGATCGCGGCGTCCACGGGGAAGCCCATGAACACGACCCCGGTCCAGGCCGTCGAGTCGCCCGCGACGGTGACGTCGGCGTCCTCGAGGGTGCCCTCGGCGAGGTCGAACTCGTTGCCCTTCCAGACCAGCCGGAACTGCTGCGGGTCGGCGTCGGGGCGGCGTGCGTCGGTCAGCTCCCAGGCGACGCTGACCGGCTCCGGGGTCGTCGCGCTGCCGGCGGGCACCATCGTGCGCATCGCCACCATCACGCCGCTGGGCGTCATCCCGGCGGTCATGATCGGGAAGCGGGACGAGCCGTGGGCCCAGCGTCCGAGCGCCCCGAGGATCGTCTCGAGCTCGCGTCCCCACGGGGTGAGGGCGTAGGCCGTCGTCTTGGTGATGTAGCCGAGCTCGGTCTCGACCACGACGCCGGCGTGCTCGAGGAACTGCAGCCGGTCCTTCAATTCGTCCGTGCTGACCCCGATCACGGACGATTCCAGGTCACGCGCGGTGCGCGGCCCGAACATCAGCTCGCGCACGACGATGAGGCTCCACCTGTCGCCGATCAGGTCCAGTGCGTGCGCTGCTGCGCAGGCGTCTCCGAGGTCCCCATAGGTCAGGTTCAGGGTCACGTCGATCCTCTCCGAGTCATTCGATCCCATCGAGCGTAGTGAGACCGAGCTACACGTCGTCAGTGCCAGAGGTCCTGCCGTGCCCGCGAAATCCCGGGCCTACCCGATGGCCGCGTACGCCGCAGCGACCCGTTCCAC includes:
- a CDS encoding GntR family transcriptional regulator — protein: MSNPRPRGLPKYLHVADYLRAQIDDGTYLPGERLPTEPELMDTFPYDRATIRRGLAVLRNEGLITSEQGRGVFVRDATKTRYDLMSMLITDPSHPAKPDAAYHQPPRGPDDGISVEHSYEVVAAGEKLGEAFDLDPRSELLSTTYTFFISGDTAEYRTTAYIPYPLVIDTPLATPTDDWPQPPIKDLLATVGVKVTTVAMDIESRMPTPQETFDLQIPDGTPVLSDRRRFLADDRVVCITDSVGVADRIVYGLDLKLQ
- a CDS encoding vWA domain-containing protein; its protein translation is MTLLDRHIEFLEALRGAGLPVSLSEGLDAVTALGLIGWNDRTQVKEAYAATLVKRANQRATFDGLFELYFPRMVGSGTSPSLTGEAEATGAVKDGPEALAEFTERLAAALEADDAEMLRQLAAEAVARFGAMPGRGPGLSSWSSYTALRRLSTDELTSRLIEGLQQGGWTEEEAARVGSRRVNRFSGLVEADARRRIAEEKGPEQIAKIAVRPTIEKLDFLHARRADLEALRREIYPLARRLATRLTQEHHARRRGAVDLRRTLRSSMSTGGVPVDLRYRPKRPHRTELVILCDVSGSVSNFATFTLMLVFALREQFGKVRAFTFVDEVHEVTSYFRPGADLVDTMTELTRATEHAARMGRTNYGRAFSLFQERHADALGPKSSLLILGDARSNYSDLAVGSLRAMAESARHSYWLNPEVRTQWDTGDSEATRYGSIIEMRECRNLTQLSEFVHDLA
- a CDS encoding AAA family ATPase, with amino-acid sequence MPSRTSSWFSSPAEAVTRLGDVGYLADASTALTTYLAGALEKPVLIEGPAGVGKTELAKAITRATGAELVRLQCYEGLDEARALYEWNYKKQLLRIQAAGDGQAWEETHDDIFSEEFLLTRPLLTAIRRSEPTVLLIDEVDKTDVEVEGLLLEVLSDFQVTIPELGTMTSTRRPLVVLTSNATRELSEALKRRCLYLHLDYPDADREREIVLSQVPGLDDKVARQLVSVVGRLRELELKKSPSIAESVDWARTLIALEITDLSDKAVADTLGVVLKHSSDVDRAVRELRLKR
- a CDS encoding winged helix-turn-helix transcriptional regulator gives rise to the protein MTLNLTYGDLGDACAAAHALDLIGDRWSLIVVRELMFGPRTARDLESSVIGVSTDELKDRLQFLEHAGVVVETELGYITKTTAYALTPWGRELETILGALGRWAHGSSRFPIMTAGMTPSGVMVAMRTMVPAGSATTPEPVSVAWELTDARRPDADPQQFRLVWKGNEFDLAEGTLEDADVTVAGDSTAWTGVVFMGFPVDAAIAEAGLRVEGDRAALDRVLGLFANTLAEAS